In one Chroicocephalus ridibundus chromosome Z, bChrRid1.1, whole genome shotgun sequence genomic region, the following are encoded:
- the MOCS2 gene encoding molybdopterin synthase catalytic subunit: MSCQVSVLYFARSAELAGLRCETLRVPRQVTSLQLWEEIVRVHPRSTCFLEISSWSCSLETRLPLSHQLVEAESARVLLGPDMGLQFSSSTLTVFSMDESEDVPKDFIKLKSEKLSVDEVSELVVSPYCGAVSVFIGTTRNNFEGKKVIHLEYEAYTSMAESEIKKICRDVRQKWPTIKHIAVHHRLGVVPITEASVIIAVSSPHRAESLEAVTYCINTLKASVPIWKKEIYEDEYSWKENKECFWANSEK; this comes from the exons ATGAGCTGCCAG GTGTCGGTGCTGTATTTCGCCCGCAGCGCGGAGCTGGCCGGGCTGCGCTGCGAGACCCTCCGGGTGCCACGGCAGGTCACCTCGCTGCAGCTCTGGGAGGAGATCGTCAGGGTTCACCCCAG GAGTACGTGCTTCTTGGAGATCAGCTCCTGGTCCTGCAGCCTGGAGACGAGGTTGCCATTATCCCACCAATTAGTGGAGGCTGAATCTGCCCGGGTTCTGTTAG GTCCAGACATGGGATTGcagttctcttcctccaccctgACAGTCTTTT CTATGGATGAAAGCGAAGATGTGCCAAAAGATTTTATCAAGCTCAAGTCTGAAAAGCTCTCTGTAGATGAAGTGTCAGAGCTGGTCGTTTCACCATACTGTGGGGCAGTGTCTGTGTTCATTG GTActacaagaaataattttgaagggaaaaaagtgaTTCACTTAGAATATGAAGCATATACTTCAATGGCAGagtctgaaataaagaaaatctgcagAGATGTTAGACAGAAGTGGCCAACAATCAAACACATTGCAGTGCACCATAGGCTTGG TGTGGTTCCAATAACTGAAGCAAGTGTAATTATTGCAGTGTCCTCTCCTCACAGAGCAGAATCCCTTGAAGCTGTAACGTACTGCATCAATACCTTGAAAGCATCTGTCCCAATATGGAAAAAG GAGATTTATGAGGACGAATattcttggaaagaaaacaaggaatgcTTTTGggcaaattcagaaaaataa